From the Ipomoea triloba cultivar NCNSP0323 chromosome 8, ASM357664v1 genome, the window ATATTTTGTTACTAAAAGCCAATATATTTGAGGCTAAATAACTTCTAAAACTTTCCCATGATAAGAAGGctcaaatattcattattaattttatttatttaatatatacttgTTGCTCCCTTTTTAATATGAAGGACAAACCATTTTCAATTTCTGCAAAGGAGCCAGCATCCAACTTGTCAACAGGCTTGCCTTCAATTTCAGAGCCACTTCCTGTTAGTGTTGATGAAGTAAAAGAATCATCAAACTTTGGAAAAGAAGAAGCTGCTTTTGATTGTGGTGATGAAGTGGTTATCTCTTCTATGAAGCAAGATGAAGTTGCCCCAACTGCTTCTGCACCCAATCTAACCTTACCTGAGGATACTTGGAAACTCGAGCAAGCTGCTACAAAAGCACAGGCTGCTTTTAGGGGTTATCTGGTATCTCCTCTTACCCTAACTATTCTTACTCCAAGACTTTTGTTCATTATATCCGTACTAATCGAACTATAGGCTTACATTAATTATTCATAGTCCAAGACTTTTGTTGATTATAGGCTTTTCAATAGCATAATTTTGTGAAAGCCATTCAGCTTGTTTGAAATGTATTCATTTTACTAATATGCACAATTGTTatccaccatttaatgtgatgtGATACTTCGTTTAATATCTGATGTTCAAAGATGTAGCTTTGGGGCTCTTTCtgtaaaaatactaaattactaattgtCTCTTTGAAGGCTCGTCGAGAATTTCAGACTCTCAAGGGCATCATAAGGTTTCAAGCAGTCATTCGTGGACATTTGGTCAGAAGGCAAGCTGTTGCAACCTTATATTGTCTACAGGGCATTGTTAAGCTTCAAGCACTTGTACGTGGTCAAATTGTTAGGCGGTCAACTATTGGCAGTGAAATATTCTCAAAGAAGATATTGGGAAATGAGGTAACTTAAGTTTTGCTCTGCATCAGTTTTATTCAGATGATTAGATCTGCAGcatgtcaatttttaatttttatatagcAATTTGGCTTGTAAATGCTAGTGTAGCGTTATAAAGATGTGTGTGCTTTGATATGTTTTTTGTTTAGAGCATTTCCTTTTCGTTGGTATAATTGTGATTAATATTCAAGAATCATCCTCTTTCTGCTGTATTAAATATGAGTTTCAGTTTTATCACATGTATTTGGTTTATTCTTGTTAATATTTACTAAGATGGCTAACTAAAATTGTGTctacttaattaatttatttatttttctatttttcttcttttattatgCTAAAGGAATTaggttattttaaaagtgacacATCTAGTCCAGTGAAGGAGATCGTGAAGAATGCTTTTACAGAAAAGGTATGCCAGTGCATGAAGTGCCCCTGGAATTCATTTCTTTGTCATATCATTGTGCATTTGGAATGCTTACAAGTTTAAATTTTTTGGTGCAAAAGCAGATACTTATCATCTGTTTTCTGTTGTAAAAACAAGAAAAGGGTTCGCATATAAATGACTAGAAAAAGATTTAGTTCATTTGTAAATAAATGACTAGGAAAAAATGGTTCTCTAAGTTGATTTTTGATAGTGTATACTTATTTAAAGTCATACTTCACAACAATAGAATTTACCTTGGTGTTGAATAGCCATACATGATTGATTTGCATTTCCATTGTTTTCATTTGAATGTTGCTATAGCACTCTGATGCTTAATAGTCTGTCTTTTCAGTTACTCTCTTCTTTGCCTACTGCAATGCCTCTGCAAATTCAATATGGTCCAGGTGAGCCAAATTCTGTGCAGGAATGGCTAATGCGGTGGACTATATCTCAAGCTTTGGGACCAAATTCTCAGCGAAAAGAGATTTCAGACTCAAAGCATGAAATAGTTAAGACAGACCAAGCTATACCTAAGCAAAGTGGGAGGAGAAAGCATTCTGGGAAGATTGAGAATGGCACAAATCATTCCAATATGGAGTCAGATAAGTTTAAACATAACCAAAGGAAAATGTCAAATCATTCGCTAAAATCTGTCTCTGAGCACCAAGGAAATGAGATTGAGAAAGTAAGGAAAAGTCTAAAGAAGACCTCCAACTCCATATTGGAAAATTCTGGACAGTCAGAGGTTGTTACTGACCTATCAAGGCAAAACCTTAGGAAGCCATCAAGCACTCTGGTTCCTGAACTTTCAGGAAGAGATGGCAAAACTCCATTCAAAGAAACCACCGAACTTGCTGATGCAGAaattcttccagaaactccatCAATGGAGGCAATAATTAATGAGCCTTGTGGTGTTTCTGTATCTGAAACTAAACCCGAACCCATTGCTGACAAGGAGGA encodes:
- the LOC116026646 gene encoding protein IQ-DOMAIN 31-like translates to MGKSPGKWIKSIIFGKKTSKSGTSKDKPFSISAKEPASNLSTGLPSISEPLPVSVDEVKESSNFGKEEAAFDCGDEVVISSMKQDEVAPTASAPNLTLPEDTWKLEQAATKAQAAFRGYLARREFQTLKGIIRFQAVIRGHLVRRQAVATLYCLQGIVKLQALVRGQIVRRSTIGSEIFSKKILGNEELGYFKSDTSSPVKEIVKNAFTEKLLSSLPTAMPLQIQYGPGEPNSVQEWLMRWTISQALGPNSQRKEISDSKHEIVKTDQAIPKQSGRRKHSGKIENGTNHSNMESDKFKHNQRKMSNHSLKSVSEHQGNEIEKVRKSLKKTSNSILENSGQSEVVTDLSRQNLRKPSSTLVPELSGRDGKTPFKETTELADAEILPETPSMEAIINEPCGVSVSETKPEPIADKEENIAVSDKDLDTNLDQNENGNINGHRRASLPAHHDIDTSMHIARKVPSYMAPTKSAKAKVRELASPRFGQEVDEKNALTRRYSLPSSTNGKLSSSPRVQRLVQASGKDGIKIDRSLSSSRDGSDKVIRAEWKR